The sequence ATTAATCCAATATTAATTTGTCACTCTTCAAGTTGATTGTCACGGCAAGCAAACAGTTAAAAAGTTCACATGTTTTTAAATTGACTTCTTGTGCTAAaggatatacatacatatatatatatatatatatatattatgagaaaaggaaaggaaatttACTTTTTCTCCACTTTTTGTGGACACGAACAGCAGAAATGGTACATGGAAAATGGCAGAGCATGTGAGACACATATCTATAAATCCCACAAGTCAAGTCTGGCCGaaccaaaacacaaaaaaaaaaaaaatatatatatatatatataatagaaagaGGGCGTTTCTTGGGGGAAAAAAACCAATTGTatgaataacaaaaacaaaatccaagCCACAAAATGAATTACAATTTCAAAGGATATTTTTAGAGATCAGTTTTTCCTTTAAAAGGGTAGGAATCACATCAGATTGTGGAGCCCAAATTTCAGTGTGGTGTATTAAAGATGTAAAGGTATAAAAAGCTGATATATATAAGGCTATCCAAAAGACAAAGCTCGTGAAAAGACAACCTTGATCATATTATCAAATGgccaaaaacagaaagaaaaaaaatttaacttctGTGTTTTTGCATGTGAACAGACCTAACTCTCCTCCCGCCCCTTAAAGTCAAAAGCCAAAACACACTACTCTTTCTCAATATTCATGTTATCTATCTCCCTCTATTTCTCTCCTCATCTTTCTTATCTTCTCTTTTTCTGTCCTTCCAACTATCAGAacttttacctttttaaaacaaacaatgataaaaaaccattattttcttcgaattaaattttttttttattattatcaatgtCAAAAATTTTAACAGAAGTTTTAATAAATTAGCTATAAAATTCCTCTTTGCAgctaaacaaaaatcaaaactaaGGTTGAAATATTtgactatttatatataattaatgtatGAAAGAAGcattatatgtattatatatgtgaATCCTACTACAAGTTGTGGGTGGTGTACTAGGATTTTCTCAACATGAGAGAACGGctgaaaaagttgaaaatatatatttgttagcGGAAATGACACCAAGGAATCGAATATTGGCTTCATGTAATTATGAGCAATAGCAAGGGGCATATATAATATGGACTCCAAAAAGTTATGTTTTGGCAGTATTcggactttttgttttgttttttttgttttttttgtttttggtaataatgGCAGTATGCGGACTTGGTCTCGATAAAGTAAGCCAGAGACGCCGACTATAAATGTCTTTTTATGGGGTCGTCCACGCTTCCATAGCCAAACACGACTCTATCCTCAAAACAGTCACAGATCATCATATCCCACGTGTCATTTCAACACTTTCCagccggaaaaaaaaaaaaaaaattatcagaaaaaaaaaaggtgaagttTGAAAGTCTTCTGAATCTGATTTCCTTTTCCCACATAACAGGTCGCCGTATTTGTAGATTTGGGTTTGATAATTTTCCCCACCCATTCCCATTTTCTTTCTCTGTCAAATTAGATTGGTTAGATTGCTTAACCATtcaaatttacaatcaaaattatACTTTCAAGTCACCGgtgaaaaattattgtaatattcaaaaaacaaattttcccactctctctctctcccccccttgGTGAAACCATGCCACGTCATAGGAGCCCAAAAGTCCCGGCGGTGAGCCACTCACATGGGCTCCAGCCCATCTGATTAGAAGTGTGATAGATGCTTGACTGACTGGGTCATACTGGCTTGGCACAAAACTGGTCCCCACATGTTTTGTTGAGGCGGTGTTGGCTGTAAACTAATCGCCCAAAGAGAGAAGCCACGGTCATGAAGTTGACATGTACGATACATGTTTGCATATGTGTTCTTCGCAAAACTATCCCTCGGTTCATAATGGATGGATGATATGGTAATATAGtaagtgttattttttttttttttaggtaaattATGGTAATATAGTAAGTTATACATATCATGGTACTTCaaatcattttaattaaaagcTTAATTTGAAATGCATGATCTGTAGcatttatcaatttattatatttttcattataaaataaaaaaataattttaaaaaaatttaagtttgtGGTGATCTATTAAGAATTTCAAcataatatagaaatatattgatatattcatttttaaagatattatctcaattatttatcatttattgtatcgataaatttttcaatataaaatgaaaattatgtaTTAAAATCATGTATGTGCAaatatattgcatatatatatatatgcagaacACGTGGTTGGCCTTCAATTATGGTAAATTCCCTTTGGATaagctttattattttcattttttgtttatttattttttgggtacatCTCCATTATTTATTCTTCTCAAAATGATAAGCTAATAGTGATAGCTAGCGAAACAGACAccaaaaattctaataaaaaagtCTGAAGATGAGGCTGAGTTTTATGCATATAGTATTGAAATGTTGAAAAGAGAGACAAAGTAATTATTGTGAACATCAACCTAATTATGGTCCCCTATTTCTCtgatattgatattttcatcAGGGAACTATACTATTCACCTTGAGGTGTTGCAGAAGAACTAGAATATGAAGGGAACCCTGGCAGCTTATCTTCATTTTAAAGCTCCATGTGAAACAACAATAttgaatttcttaataaaaggTAGACAAACCCAGCTAATGTTGCACCAACTCTTTGCCATGGGCGCGCTAATTTGTTTGCAATCTTGAAGGCcaacatattttatttcatcataattaatccaaatattTCATTTGTTGAGGTCAAAAAGGAAGAGTTGGAATTAGGTGCACACATTATGAATATATCAAACCCAAGGTATGAATCAGAAAGCCAGCTTCAATAGACAGAAGCCAAGGCCTAAATGGAGATGATTATCATCCAAAATTCATTCTTTTAATATccgaaatgaaaaagaaatttaaaaattaaattgtggTTCTTATAAAAGTCTGccttttttataaacttttgaaaaatggtattttAACACAATATCTTACAACCATAAAATCAACCCATATTACTGTCTGTTTATGAAATCCTTCTAGGAAAAATTGTCCTCAGAGATTAACATGTCAAGTAGTTCTTCAACTTAAATTTTGATTTGCATTTTCGACTGCTTTTTTAACTTTCCTTGGATTCCATCGAAATAGTGATGATTGCATAGTATACCTAGGAAAATTGGATCCAAAATCTTGGGCAACAGGATTTGCATCTACAACTCATGCATAGGCAAAAAGTaaacttttaaaaccttttgTGGAAATCGTATATTCAAGGTCCTGCACTGATCTTAGATATGGCCtctaataatttattgaatcatTAAGCATAAAAGGTGGAAGTCAAAGATTTAGCTTTTGGAACAGAACAGGAGAAAAGGAAGAAAGACCCATGTCTAATCAGGTttccattttcactttttttttaagtgttttaAATTTCAATGAGCTGGCTTGGACTCTTTGTCCAACATGGAAATTTCATTGAACttcttttcattctttttctgaGGTATCATTTTGATGGGTATGTTTTGGGCCAGGGCGGTTTGACAATTCTAACACTACCAAATTAAGATCAGGTATTTTCTGACCCTACACAGCATCCCAACTCCCAAAACCCAATCTAAACTCAACTGTTCATGCATACTTACATACATATTAGATGTTGTGAACTAATGCAAACACTTGAAACTGTACAATTGTATAGCTACattatagtttttataattttctgatATTAGATCATGGACTTTTTGGACTCTCAATTATTAAGCACCCTTGCTGATTTAGAGATATAACCGCTTATGACTTTCTTGCTACTTGTTGTCTACTTATTAAACCCTCAGTTTTGGGTAAGTTGACTTGATGCCCATGCCCATGTGGCCGATGTGCAACGCCGACACGGCTACGTGGTTGCACTTTATTGCTCCTTTTGTTGTCGGAGCGAGCTGTTAAGGAGGGCATATTGTTGGTATAATTACTACAAATTCATAGAAACATCATTTTCGCATTATCTTCTTTTAGTCAAATTCTTTGTTTTATGATTAAATCAAAATTGTTCAACTTGGAAACCGGCAGCTAAGAAATAGATTGAAAGTGTTGGGTTTGGTCTAAAATTGGACCCTGCTATTAGCCCAATACCCAAAGAAAACCCAAAAGGCTCTTTAAGTGAGACCAACTTGTGGCCTATTGGGTTTCAACTTTAAAGTGTCAATGGATTGGCTCCATGGAAGTCTACAATGAGATTGTCACTAATTTTCTTTAAACTATACTGATAACTATAGTAATCCCCTAAAAATTAGTTTCAAATgaagaataaatttttatctatattaatTAAGCATCGTCCATGTGCAAGTAAAGCTTGTATCCTGAGTAGACccattttagaaaacaaatttagagaaaaaaggTTATGAATGATAGGTAGTAGATTTTGTTCTTTGCCAAGTGCTGAGGCTAAGCATATTCTATGCTTATAGATGATGCTAAGTATATTGCTTTTATCGTAAaccatccattttttttttctttttcagataATATAcaagttaatatttttatactagtttctttttcttttatgtttttttacacACATTTTTTTGTAGTTAGATTGAgtatttctttgttctttttcatttataaaactaataacaaatctaatacatttcaaatatattatgaTAAACAGGACTTATTAGCCTCATTGGGCTacatgcataaaaataaaaaagacggACAATTTGTCGATtccttttccatttttgttttatttttttaaatattgtttattcaTTTAGGCCCATTTGGGCCCAAACAGAGAAGGAATCACAAAGTTTTAGGAAGCACTGCAGGGGTAGACTACAATCGTAGACTCCAATGGTGAGTAGGTCATAAGTCAACCTCGCTTCCTCTGTTTCTCTGATGGGTAGTTTCGTTATAGTTTATGTTTCTCTGTCGCACACTCACTTCACAAACACTTTTTGTTCCCAATATCTGTTACGTGCACGTTCCAACCCAATGGAAAAAGCATAGCTTCTGTAACCGCAATCCTCACTAGGTTCATGCTAAAACAAGGACAGAAAAACGCTacgctctctttttttttttttttttttttttttcctttcgttTTTTAGGTGACCAATCTCAATCCTTGTTGGTTTTGTTTCTTCATACATAAAAATGTTTTCTCTTTCTCATTTTGTTTGTTGGGTTTTTCTCATTTTAGTCTCGTACTTGTAGCTTTGGTCTCAACTTTATGTTCCAATTCTGTGAAAATTAGGATCCTCTTTTAGTTTGAAGAAGTGGGGTTTTACTTTTACATCGGAAATGGATAAGAATTTTGCTCTTTTGCTTGGGTTTTTACTGGTATTACCTCTGGTTCATTGCTCTGATGCTGATTCTCAGGTAAAGAATGAATACAAATGttgacttcttcttcttctttttttttttttttttttttttcactcttaagttataaatgtaatttgtattttgtgatTGTGTTTAATTAAAGCGATAGATTTTAATTTAGACAGGAGCGAATAGGACTACTGGTTTAGGTCTCGAAATTTCATTGAATCCGAACGGTACAGACAGTACAAATGGGAAAAACAGCGCCTCGGATTTGGTTTTGAATCCTACTAAAGTTGAAAAAGTAAAGTCAATGGAAGATCAAGTGGGTGGAGAAAACAAGGATATTGAGAAAGGTAATGATGATAAGAGCAATTTGGGTATGCAAACAGAAGCAAAAGAAGCTCAGAATTTGCAACAGGGAAAGGGTGGATCGGATGAGGAACCAAAGCCAAAGGATGTTTATGACAAGAAAGAGAATAATGAAGGTGACAGTACTGGACCCAAGGATGTGCCTAAAGAACcagtgaaaaaggaaaatgagtTAACTTACAAACCGGTTAGGAAGGAGGTTTCTCGCGGGGAAGAATGCGATTTATCTAACCGTTGCACCGCCAATGATCATAAGTTGATAGCTTGTTTGAGAGTTCCTGGAGATGGTATGTGTTACTTGCATTTTGTAGCTGACTTTGCTTCTTTAAAAGTTGAATTTTTTAGTCGTTCGTtccatttaattcaatttttcaaaagaaagatgaaagaaagaaagaacaggtcgaattctctttttcttgtatATCAGCAATACCCTTTTGACAAATTATCTGAGTAGTGTGTTAAAGTTTAGCCATCAAAAGTAGTGCCCAAATTGCAGGAAATAGGTAATATCCCATGGTTATTGATTGTTATGGAATGAAGAAAATTACTATTTCCCATTGGCATTCTAAGTTGGTGTATATTAGTTCTGTGAAATGTGAAACTGAAAGGACATTAGAATTTATGCTGTTTTTAGATaaaatgtcaatatatatattccgTTGCCAGTTCAATTGTGCtgaaattatacatatatatatatatatatatatatatgagtgtgtgtatagataaatatataaatttgtaaatatgtttaattcctcatattgtttgtttttcagATATTCCTCAGCTTTCACTTTTGATTCAGAACAAGGGTAAAACCCCTCTTAAAGTTGCCATTTATGCTCCCAAATCTATTCAGCTAGACGAAGCTGAAGTAGATCTTCAGGAGAACGAAAACACAATGGTACATGTGAACACAGCCCAATAGTAGTTTTTTTACGAGTTCCTTCACAGGGTCATTTTAATACCAtagagaatttttcttttttgctttataATTAATGTCAAGATGACATATAGTTATGACTTCGAGTGAATATTTGTTTTAGCACTGGTTTGTTATTTAATACCAGCCAAAAGGCCAATGCCTTTGGTTATAAGATTATTAGCTTTTCGGTGATAAGGTACAACAATTTGATACTTGTCATGACATGGCGTTGCATTGCATCATTAGACTTTTCCGAAggtgttttattattgttattgttattattggtttatccaaaaaatattgTATACATTGAGGCATCATGAGAAGGCATCCTTTATAAAGTGTCTTTAGATGTGGGTTGCATTCAAGGTTTCAGCATGCACTGTAAAAAGTGATGGATCAACTTCATGCTGATACATGAGTGGTTGACTGTGAACATTTTGTGCAAGGTTGCTTCATAGTCATCTTGAAGAATCCACCACTTTATTGAAACATCTTGTAATTATCAAAAAACCTAAAAAGGAATAGAAAATTGTCATCCTTATAATGTTTCAGTTCATTAAGAAGCGTGTGTATGCAGATTTAGGACTAAAATTTAGCTGCTTCTGTTTCTTATCGTGAGGGAGTTAAACTCCAATAGGTACTCTTTACCAAGAAATAACATTATTTTTGGTAACAACTTATAAGCAAGTACAGAAATGAAGATTGGCTGCTGATTCTGTGCAAGCAGAAAATTCTAAATAATCATAAGAGGAAGTGCCATAGTTGTTAGGGGTTAGAACTGTTTGTTGATATCGCCTTGCCTAAGAGACTTTAAGCCAGATTCATCTCATTCTTTGGCTTACCCATTTTCAAAACAgagtttttaatttcaattcgtTTTATCCACATTACCACTGACTGATTTTATGTTCTTAAGATTTCGAGAGATATGAAATTATTGTGTTTTTGCAAAACATTCATACTGATTTGTCTGCCACTGGAATGATTCACATCTTGAACAGATTAATTGCATAGACAAGATATAAGGTTATGATTTTCCTTCTGGAGTTATAGGTTCATAGTTGGTCTTATAATCTTTAATAAACGACTGTACTTGTCACCTGCCAAATCGTTGTCATATTAGGAATGATAGGGTAACATGTTAACATAGTACTTATTATTCACCTCTTGGCCAGATTGTGACCTTGATATGCTTGGATTGTGCAGGTCACATTTTCAATCCAACATGAAGGAACTGACAGTCTGATCGTTTTAAGAGGAGGGAATGATAATTGCACTCTTGATTTCAGGGATCCGACATTGCATGGTACAAGAAAGGATGCTGATAATTCTCTCAACTCCACACACAAAAACCTCTTGTCACGGAGATATGTCATTGCATTCGTATCCTTTTCTGCAATGTTGATAATTGCATCGCTTTGGATGTTCATTGGCTTCCAGCGAAGGAAGCTTTTGAACGGTGGCTATAAATATCAAAAGTTAGACATGGATCTACCAGTTTCTAGCGGAGTAAAACCGGAGATGGACGTAAATGATGGATGGGATAACAGCTGGGGTGATAATTGGGATGATGAAGAGGCACCCCAGACACCATCAATGCCTGTTACTCCAAGCCTCTCTGCCAAAGGCCTTGCCCCACGCCGGTTAAACAAGGACGGTTGGAaaagttaattgcattttataaGAGCTGACTAATGCATTTTTCTgtttgatagttttttttttttttttttggtggaatttatatatatatatatatattcccccccccccccccccccccccgcgggGTTTTTCTTAGGTGAAATAGAAACTcagaaaaaacttaaatataCATTTTGCTTGTTTCCACTTCTTTTTAAAGTAAGCCATGTGATTTTTCTTCTAAATCAGATGGGTGCTTCTTCCACAGTTTCCTGTAACATTTCTTTAATGCCACAATTGTTCAAGCTGGGCTCTACTCTGGTCCACGACCTCTTCATGCAAAAGAAGGGAAGTCTGTTgaaaacttatatattattaacatGTTCAACCGAGCTCATTCAAAAGATGCTTTTGCTTTGAGTTTCTACTTCTTCACCTAACTAGATTTTTCCCTaccttttgttcttttcttttttttttatttttttctccctccaaataaaaacaaatcagattgaaatttttttaataaagttcaTGAACTATAAGCTGTCTATTGCAGAAAAAGCATATTACTTGATGAAGGCTGAACTGGTCAAATTAAACTCTAATGCACCAACCATTGAAGTGGACCTTCCAACTCCATGCCACTAAAACTCCTCCTACTGGGCCAAACTTCTAGCAGATCATCAAAGTTGTTTGGTTTTGGACTTTAATTGGGTTGGGCAATCCAAATACATGCTAAATCTGTATGACCATTTGGGTTTCTGTTTGATGtagttggctttttttttttcttttttcttttttttttccgttcaAAAGCATCTATTAATGGTCAAAAccatttttaaaaggaaaaaacattTCAAACTATGGttttaaatatacatttttaatttgttgaaattaaattctatatttatattgaaaaccATTGAGCTCTTTTAACATTTACTATATCAGCTCAGATctcaatataaaatgaaaatacgtTCCAAATTTCACAACTTTATGTATAAAACTCTTAAAAAAAACACACCAAATagaatcttttttcctttttcattttttggaatTCAACCACCAATAGACTTAATGTGAACTATGATATATTATTACTGGTGGTTGGTGATAAAAGAGAAAGTAGCAATTGAGCATACTGGGAGTGAATGAATCTACCAACCTATCAAATCCATCTAACCAGTATAGATTGGTACTACTCCTAGCAAGGTTGAACCATTTGCTATACCTACAAATTGTTCAAGCATtcaaaaccaataaataaaaaagaaaaggaaaaacaaataaagttcagttaaaaataaaaaataaaaaaaagacttttatgtttttctatgaaaggaaacaaatttttgttaaaatggtAGAGGTTGACAAATTCTAGACGGATTCAGATTGTACACAATTTGAGTTTTGCTTGATATAACtacattattatttgttgtacTTTTGTTTTGTATTGTTGGAGGGAATGCTTTTTCCTCCATACTAGTTCAATGAATATGTGAAATTCCTTGCGgcgattttgttttttttttttttcctttaagaaAAAAGTAGAATGCTACATATGATAAAAATGATCGTGTGATTGCTTTTAACACAAACATTGTATGGAAGCAGGTATCTTTTAACACAATTCTACTTGACATTGACATTTGATAAATAACATGTTCTTGCCATGAAAATTTTTGACTATACCATTTGTCTTTCGGatcatatctttatttttttttatgcattgtCGGATTCTTAAATGTCCAACatcacttcttttcttttctttttttttcctttcttttcgaatttaattttttgatcttaTTGTTTTTACCAATCATTTAAGTTTATCAATTCAAAAAGTTGCTTTcccttttttagaaaaaaaaatatatatattttacttgaaAACAATAGAAAATCGTAGGGTAATTCCCATTTTTAATTTCCCTGTCttatcttttcattttattaactTATCTCTTCCCCATTTATCTCCTTTATCGTTTTTCTatgtttcattttcaattttaaaatttatcaaaacaagaatttgatttaaatatgttaaattttatatggaaattattcTTCTTGTACCTTTGGCTAAAGTTAATTAAAGTATTAAATTTATTGCAACACAACCAACATAAGCAAAtgcataacaaaacaataacttTACCTAACCACCATAATAAGGATGGTTTTAAGTTTTAAACTTTTAGGTAGGAGCCTACAAAGTTAAAACAACACAAATAAAGCTCATCAAATCTAATTCAAAGATTAAAAATTGGACCACATTTTGATTTAGTTATATGTGTGCAATCTTATAAAGTCACCCCAAAATCTATAttgttttggggaaaaaaaaaaaatatatatatatatataatattacaaagaGAAATTATATGGTAGTCCCGTGTTTCCGTTACACTCAAATCAATCCCCTCCATGAGTCCATGTTCTTGTACATTCTTCTATTCCACAGTGTTGTcctttctttcaactttatttcaataaaatcatgacccaaaaaaaataaaataaaaccaataaatttcaatttattacaataaaaaatgaaaatctttgTAATTTACTGTATACAACGACAGACAACGGTGGTTAGGAGCATGTGAGGGTGCATCAGTAAATGCGGCCGTGGTAAATCCCCATTGGAACACCATGGCGGAGCACGTGGAGTCCCTATCTCTGCCTATGTGGGTCCACGGGGAGAGGATCGGCACGTGGAGGGACCCACTCGAGCTTGTCAGAGTGCACGAGGCCTCACATGAGCAAGATTTAATGCCCCACTCCGGAAAGATACACGTGTCCCGATGTCCCCGGGATTTTCGGCACGAGATCACCGTTGATCACGATATGAGAGTGCCAATGGGGGGCCCCACGCTTTCGACGTGACCTGCGGAGGTATAGACGGCTCAGATCTTCCAACATCACATTCTCTATCGTATTCTCGGTCTTTACTCCT comes from Ziziphus jujuba cultivar Dongzao chromosome 6, ASM3175591v1 and encodes:
- the LOC107430140 gene encoding uncharacterized protein LOC107430140 isoform X1, which produces MDKNFALLLGFLLVLPLVHCSDADSQTGANRTTGLGLEISLNPNGTDSTNGKNSASDLVLNPTKVEKVKSMEDQVGGENKDIEKGNDDKSNLGMQTEAKEAQNLQQGKGGSDEEPKPKDVYDKKENNEGDSTGPKDVPKEPVKKENELTYKPVRKEVSRGEECDLSNRCTANDHKLIACLRVPGDDIPQLSLLIQNKGKTPLKVAIYAPKSIQLDEAEVDLQENENTMVTFSIQHEGTDSLIVLRGGNDNCTLDFRDPTLHGTRKDADNSLNSTHKNLLSRRYVIAFVSFSAMLIIASLWMFIGFQRRKLLNGGYKYQKLDMDLPVSSGVKPEMDVNDGWDNSWGDNWDDEEAPQTPSMPVTPSLSAKGLAPRRLNKDGWKS
- the LOC107430140 gene encoding uncharacterized protein LOC107430140 isoform X2, whose protein sequence is MEDQVGGENKDIEKGNDDKSNLGMQTEAKEAQNLQQGKGGSDEEPKPKDVYDKKENNEGDSTGPKDVPKEPVKKENELTYKPVRKEVSRGEECDLSNRCTANDHKLIACLRVPGDDIPQLSLLIQNKGKTPLKVAIYAPKSIQLDEAEVDLQENENTMVTFSIQHEGTDSLIVLRGGNDNCTLDFRDPTLHGTRKDADNSLNSTHKNLLSRRYVIAFVSFSAMLIIASLWMFIGFQRRKLLNGGYKYQKLDMDLPVSSGVKPEMDVNDGWDNSWGDNWDDEEAPQTPSMPVTPSLSAKGLAPRRLNKDGWKS